The following are encoded together in the Bacillus sp. V2I10 genome:
- a CDS encoding heme-binding protein codes for MITADQARKIIAAGEARATEIGVPVNIAVLDAGVNLKAFGRMDGALLGSIDIALGKARTAALFGMPTEAIGEFSKPGGTSPGLEQTNGGLVVFAGGLPLLDTSGILIGAVGVSGGAVAQDLDIAQAAAAVLGN; via the coding sequence ATGATTACAGCAGATCAAGCCCGCAAGATCATAGCCGCCGGCGAGGCGCGGGCCACAGAAATTGGCGTTCCGGTCAATATTGCAGTCCTGGACGCCGGCGTGAACCTGAAGGCCTTTGGCCGGATGGACGGTGCCCTTCTGGGCTCCATCGACATCGCTCTCGGCAAGGCCCGAACAGCCGCGCTGTTCGGCATGCCCACCGAGGCGATCGGTGAATTCTCCAAACCCGGCGGTACCTCGCCCGGCCTGGAGCAGACCAATGGCGGTCTGGTGGTCTTCGCAGGCGGCCTCCCTCTGCTGGACACCAGCGGCATCCTGATCGGCGCAGTCGGCGTATCCGGCGGTGCAGTAGCTCAGGACCTTGACATCGCCCAAGCCGCGGCAGCGGTGCTCGGCAACTGA
- a CDS encoding endospore germination permease codes for MENARLSGWQMITLTFTFVCATTFLMLPGKLMEDAKQYSWIVCVWSFLYGLVLAGFWLYLSKLYPGKSLVQIAIQVLGKWAGGLIAILYILYFIQIASWVTRNLSDFMHNNLMPRTPLSIFNVVMLLVCAYAVVKGIESIAMVSELVTPYIIVAFWIPFTVMLKDWDLRTFHVPFDFHLWTTVLHTKYALAFPFMETIMFMMLFPFVKSRLKTAFFLGISSAGVVLSICVYMTIGILGVDRGSHLIYPVYTIFREMQFSGFLEHLEAILSINILLLLCLKLSLLFYCAVLGLCQLFKIERRDIVAFPLVWIISAYSLLFANVIENIEWIENYLFSYYMLFALIVPTILIIGSWLQTLYKIQRRDKPA; via the coding sequence ATGGAAAATGCTCGATTAAGTGGATGGCAGATGATCACTTTAACTTTTACTTTTGTCTGTGCTACAACGTTCCTTATGTTACCAGGAAAACTTATGGAAGATGCAAAGCAGTACAGCTGGATTGTTTGTGTTTGGTCGTTTTTGTACGGGTTGGTTTTGGCGGGTTTTTGGTTATACTTATCCAAACTTTACCCTGGAAAAAGCCTCGTTCAGATTGCGATACAAGTCCTTGGTAAATGGGCTGGTGGATTGATCGCCATTCTTTACATCCTCTATTTCATCCAAATTGCATCTTGGGTAACACGTAACTTAAGTGATTTTATGCATAATAATCTTATGCCACGAACTCCCCTTTCTATTTTCAATGTAGTGATGTTGCTCGTTTGTGCATATGCCGTCGTAAAAGGAATTGAGTCGATCGCAATGGTTAGTGAGCTTGTTACGCCGTATATTATTGTGGCTTTCTGGATTCCCTTCACGGTAATGCTAAAGGATTGGGACTTGCGGACTTTCCATGTCCCTTTTGACTTTCACCTTTGGACTACGGTCCTCCATACAAAATATGCACTTGCGTTTCCTTTTATGGAAACCATCATGTTCATGATGCTCTTCCCTTTTGTTAAGAGCAGATTGAAAACGGCATTTTTTTTAGGAATTAGCTCCGCTGGTGTTGTCCTTTCTATCTGTGTATACATGACGATTGGCATTTTAGGAGTCGATCGAGGCTCACATCTTATATACCCAGTTTACACCATTTTTCGTGAAATGCAGTTTTCGGGGTTTTTGGAACATTTAGAAGCGATTCTTTCGATTAATATCCTTCTTTTATTATGTCTAAAATTAAGCTTATTGTTTTATTGTGCAGTCCTCGGCCTTTGCCAGCTATTCAAAATTGAAAGACGTGACATAGTAGCCTTTCCGCTAGTATGGATCATCTCCGCTTACTCTCTTTTATTTGCCAACGTGATAGAGAACATCGAATGGATTGAAAATTATTTATTTAGCTACTATATGTTGTTCGCCCTCATTGTTCCGACCATTCTGATTATTGGTTCTTGGTTACAGACGCTATATAAAATACAGAGGAGAGACAAACCAGCATGA
- a CDS encoding 3-phosphoshikimate 1-carboxyvinyltransferase, with protein MENHKFDARARSPWTPLKNVTKVSVSPSKSRIDGSITIPGSKSLTNRALIMSALANGKSKVSGILKSDDSYWCIDSLKKLGVNVDVQNETAYIEGKGGQWDSGNLYIGAAGTIARFLPGALAVSSEGIWEIEASKSMSKRPVSPLIDALRELGAEIKYLRNEGHYPLLIKGQEIFGGEVSLSGSISSQFISGLLIAAPYFKETGKVERYMTSKLYERVVHAFEPVIGLVQALSYPIGIVVMLGGGLFVMIGNREKGFDMIAKAI; from the coding sequence GTGGAGAATCATAAATTTGATGCAAGAGCCCGAAGTCCTTGGACACCATTAAAAAATGTAACTAAAGTAAGTGTTTCACCAAGTAAAAGTAGAATAGATGGCTCGATTACTATTCCCGGAAGTAAAAGTTTAACAAATAGAGCTCTAATTATGAGTGCTTTAGCTAATGGAAAGTCTAAAGTTTCGGGTATCTTAAAAAGCGATGATTCGTATTGGTGTATAGATTCCTTAAAAAAATTGGGTGTAAATGTAGATGTTCAAAATGAGACAGCTTACATTGAGGGAAAAGGTGGCCAATGGGATTCGGGTAATTTATATATTGGTGCGGCAGGTACAATTGCTAGGTTCTTACCTGGAGCATTAGCTGTATCTAGTGAAGGGATATGGGAAATTGAAGCAAGTAAAAGTATGAGTAAAAGACCTGTTTCACCATTAATAGATGCCTTAAGGGAACTTGGTGCTGAAATAAAATATTTGAGGAATGAAGGTCACTATCCATTGCTAATTAAAGGTCAAGAAATATTTGGAGGCGAGGTTAGCCTTTCGGGTAGTATTTCTAGCCAATTTATAAGTGGTTTATTGATTGCAGCACCTTATTTCAAAGAAACAGGAAAGGTTGAACGGTATATGACTAGTAAACTGTACGAACGGGTTGTGCACGCCTTTGAACCGGTAATAGGATTGGTCCAGGCGCTATCCTATCCTATTGGAATAGTGGTCATGCTGGGCGGCGGGTTGTTCGTGATGATCGGCAACAGGGAAAAGGGATTTGATATGATAGCGAAGGCAATTTGA
- a CDS encoding AraC family transcriptional regulator encodes MIVRSEKIMKVPQGLTNDVHQIALKLNGLTVFESCVYMESKAGTLFLEDHLLLFVLNGTYTVRFGNQVHTVRKDEMVLLQKSIVIEYEKSGEDGSENRLDYMMFFLKDEILNDFIKMANVMPAYPSVMVPISVLSVNERLIHFIESLKLMIKEPDRINPGLIKIKLLELLFDLADVDDKLLFQFLQIKRKEKRHITEIIEENMFNPVSLNDLAYLSGRSLSSFKRDFQSIYNTSPLQWIRNCRLDRAKELLANSALSVTDVCYSTGFENVAHFSKVFKKRFGIPPSMVRGRH; translated from the coding sequence ATGATTGTACGTTCCGAAAAGATAATGAAAGTACCACAGGGTTTAACCAATGATGTTCATCAAATAGCGTTAAAGTTGAATGGGTTAACGGTCTTTGAGTCCTGCGTTTATATGGAAAGTAAAGCAGGCACTTTATTTCTAGAAGACCACCTGCTATTATTCGTGCTCAATGGTACATACACCGTTCGTTTTGGGAACCAAGTACATACTGTCCGCAAAGATGAAATGGTTTTATTGCAAAAATCTATTGTCATTGAATATGAGAAATCTGGCGAGGACGGATCGGAAAACCGTCTTGATTACATGATGTTTTTCTTGAAAGATGAAATACTAAACGATTTTATCAAAATGGCGAATGTAATGCCTGCTTATCCCTCGGTCATGGTCCCAATATCGGTCTTGTCAGTTAATGAAAGGCTCATTCACTTTATAGAATCGTTAAAACTGATGATTAAAGAACCAGACCGAATTAATCCTGGTTTAATTAAAATTAAATTGTTAGAGTTGTTGTTTGATCTCGCAGACGTAGATGACAAGTTATTGTTTCAGTTTTTGCAAATAAAACGCAAAGAAAAAAGGCATATTACTGAGATCATTGAAGAAAATATGTTCAATCCAGTATCTTTAAACGATCTTGCCTATTTGTCAGGGCGGAGTTTGTCATCCTTTAAACGTGATTTTCAATCGATCTACAACACTTCGCCCCTTCAATGGATTCGAAATTGCAGATTAGATCGTGCAAAGGAATTACTTGCAAATTCGGCATTGTCCGTTACAGATGTTTGCTACTCAACAGGATTTGAAAATGTGGCTCATTTCTCAAAGGTCTTTAAAAAAAGATTTGGCATACCTCCATCCATGGTAAGAGGGCGTCATTAG
- a CDS encoding NAD(P)H-dependent oxidoreductase encodes MKTLVIVAHPNLDTSRVNKTWLEEVKKYPDTITVHDLYASYPDWRIDVQREQELAMQHDRIIFQFPFYWYSSPPLLKKWLDDVLTYGWGYTSKGGKLRGKELGLAISIGGSEMDYQPGGGDLYTIHELLSPFHATSNLIETDLLMPFTIFDTDDKSEGELVESSRQYAEYLLADKIPRFPSR; translated from the coding sequence ATGAAGACATTGGTTATTGTTGCTCATCCTAACTTAGACACATCTCGCGTGAATAAGACTTGGTTGGAGGAAGTTAAGAAGTATCCGGATACGATCACTGTTCATGATCTATATGCTTCCTATCCGGATTGGCGGATTGATGTTCAAAGAGAACAAGAACTTGCCATGCAGCATGATCGGATCATTTTTCAATTTCCGTTCTATTGGTATAGTTCACCTCCGCTTCTCAAGAAGTGGCTGGATGATGTACTGACTTATGGCTGGGGCTACACGTCAAAAGGAGGGAAACTGCGGGGGAAGGAGCTGGGTCTGGCTATTTCTATCGGTGGTTCAGAAATGGATTATCAGCCTGGAGGAGGCGATCTCTATACGATTCATGAACTCCTTAGCCCTTTCCATGCTACGAGCAATCTAATCGAAACCGATTTGTTGATGCCTTTTACCATCTTTGATACGGATGATAAAAGCGAGGGAGAATTAGTTGAGAGCTCTCGGCAATATGCAGAATATCTGCTTGCTGATAAGATTCCTAGGTTTCCAAGTAGATAA
- a CDS encoding CBO0543 family protein, with protein sequence MEKKLLNLLNVLCIFSLPFLFRGSKMRENLLVFFTKGVLATLIDAYVVGTQRISYPVRPFPKIFKTNIIYDVLFFPILSVIWVRISYNDNIGKILLKSLIFSVPFSLGQWYLEGNSRLFKWKKWSPLHTFGSCSFTLLTIRGLVGLLKKLDKLNQKQI encoded by the coding sequence ATGGAGAAAAAATTATTAAATCTACTTAATGTACTGTGTATATTTTCCTTACCATTTTTATTTAGAGGCTCAAAGATGAGGGAAAATTTACTTGTTTTTTTCACAAAAGGAGTTCTTGCAACTCTTATTGATGCTTATGTTGTTGGAACCCAAAGAATTTCTTATCCAGTTCGCCCTTTTCCAAAAATCTTTAAAACAAATATTATTTATGATGTATTATTCTTTCCGATTTTAAGTGTCATCTGGGTTAGAATATCGTATAACGATAATATAGGTAAGATACTTTTAAAGAGCTTAATATTTAGTGTTCCATTTAGTTTAGGTCAATGGTATTTAGAGGGAAATTCCAGATTATTCAAATGGAAAAAATGGTCACCACTACATACTTTTGGGAGTTGTAGTTTTACCTTGCTTACAATTAGAGGTTTAGTCGGTTTATTAAAGAAATTAGATAAATTAAACCAAAAACAAATATAA
- a CDS encoding helix-turn-helix domain-containing protein produces MIVGTKLRQLREERGIPLGLMAHYLNVSVSTLVSIERDKTRLTADQIVKVCDWFETFRQLNRAFNLQTLGIIGFYRSNYIMPPIDC; encoded by the coding sequence ATGATTGTTGGTACGAAACTTCGACAACTTAGAGAAGAACGTGGGATTCCCCTCGGATTAATGGCTCATTATCTTAATGTTTCTGTTAGTACTCTTGTATCAATTGAAAGAGATAAAACTCGTTTGACTGCTGATCAAATCGTAAAAGTTTGTGATTGGTTTGAAACTTTTCGGCAACTAAACCGAGCTTTTAACCTTCAAACCCTTGGTATAATAGGGTTTTATAGGTCAAACTACATCATGCCGCCCATAGATTGCTAG
- a CDS encoding spore germination protein gives MLRVNKASLTVEEITERLGKSPDFICKKIEVTKGFSLYCIYLASIVTTNQVDEMLLKPISEGDQNIKASIHTPINWLKKIIPLIQWKELSGSNEGISDLLEGHCLLIPACGNTYLSYDVSNEQFRSISEPTAEASVRGPREGFVEEAARNVALIRKRLKNEHLIFEPFTIGSATRTKVYLTYLNNVASAIILDEFRRRLHSIQTDSILESAYIEEWIQDKTFSPFPQLVSTERPDSIAAKLLEGQVALITDGTPMVLYGPITFFQMFSSPEDYYQRADIATITRWLRMLAFLFSIFVPSLYIAVVSYHQELLPTSLLISLAAQREEVPFPAVIEAIIMMVTFEILREAGLRMPRIAGQSISIVGALVLGQAAVEAGLISAAMVIVVSFTAISNFVSPNYSFNIAQRIVQFSFMLLAGFLGFFGIMVGLYFLLIHLVSIRSFGVKYMTPLAPLALSDWKDTFVRFPRFLLKRIPRAFYEKK, from the coding sequence ATGTTAAGGGTTAACAAAGCTAGTCTCACTGTTGAAGAAATCACGGAACGTCTAGGAAAATCACCTGATTTTATATGTAAAAAAATAGAAGTCACTAAGGGATTCAGCCTTTACTGCATTTATCTTGCATCGATCGTAACGACGAATCAGGTCGATGAAATGCTATTGAAGCCCATTTCTGAAGGCGATCAGAACATAAAAGCGTCAATACATACTCCTATTAACTGGTTGAAAAAAATAATCCCTCTTATTCAATGGAAAGAATTATCCGGATCCAACGAAGGTATTTCCGATCTTCTTGAAGGTCATTGTCTTCTTATTCCGGCCTGTGGAAATACTTATCTAAGTTATGATGTCTCAAATGAACAATTTCGAAGTATTTCGGAACCAACAGCAGAAGCTTCCGTTCGTGGTCCAAGAGAGGGTTTCGTTGAAGAGGCAGCAAGAAATGTCGCTCTGATCCGAAAGAGATTAAAAAACGAACACCTAATATTTGAGCCATTTACGATAGGATCAGCAACAAGGACGAAAGTGTACCTAACTTATCTCAACAATGTGGCCTCAGCGATAATTTTAGATGAGTTCCGTCGTCGCCTTCATTCCATTCAAACTGATAGTATTTTGGAGAGCGCTTATATTGAAGAATGGATCCAAGATAAGACATTTTCACCCTTTCCTCAATTAGTAAGTACAGAAAGACCAGATTCTATTGCAGCAAAATTACTCGAGGGACAAGTTGCGCTTATTACGGACGGTACACCTATGGTTTTATACGGGCCCATAACCTTTTTTCAAATGTTTTCATCCCCAGAGGACTATTACCAGCGAGCAGATATTGCCACAATCACGCGTTGGCTGCGCATGCTTGCTTTTTTGTTTTCCATATTCGTACCATCTCTTTATATCGCAGTGGTAAGCTATCACCAAGAATTACTGCCAACCTCACTATTGATCAGCTTGGCAGCCCAACGTGAGGAAGTGCCGTTCCCCGCGGTTATTGAAGCGATTATCATGATGGTAACATTCGAGATTTTACGTGAAGCCGGGCTTCGTATGCCACGTATTGCCGGCCAATCCATCTCTATCGTCGGCGCACTCGTTTTAGGACAGGCAGCGGTGGAAGCCGGACTCATTTCGGCAGCGATGGTTATTGTTGTTTCTTTTACGGCTATCTCTAATTTCGTCTCTCCTAACTACAGTTTCAATATTGCTCAAAGAATTGTTCAATTTTCTTTTATGCTATTAGCTGGGTTCCTGGGTTTCTTTGGAATCATGGTTGGCTTATATTTTCTTTTAATTCATTTAGTATCGATACGATCTTTTGGAGTCAAGTATATGACCCCACTGGCACCATTGGCTCTTTCCGATTGGAAGGATACTTTTGTCCGGTTCCCCCGATTTTTATTGAAACGCATTCCTCGTGCGTTTTATGAAAAAAAATGA
- a CDS encoding N-acetylmuramoyl-L-alanine amidase — MTKLIVIDDGHGLRTPGKETDILPELGRKVKENEFNSAFAKYLEIELRRCGFRTLQLAPTDSDTPLKTRTDLANRSKADLLISGHFNAITGKFATSKAEGFSAHVQSPTGAAANFARIALKHLSGGTPQKNRGLVKQNLHMTRESNMPAVLFEFGFMDNLREARLMLNVEFQKECAQEVAIAVCEYFRVDYVPVAKPTAATKPKTQESVQILTGGLSPDSVKLISQFFKSKKWWGQIQFSTDGENPRALSGGLSPVMRAEFEKWLKARKWYYEVFLK, encoded by the coding sequence ATGACAAAGTTAATTGTAATTGATGACGGCCATGGTTTAAGAACACCAGGTAAAGAAACAGATATACTCCCGGAATTGGGACGGAAAGTGAAAGAAAACGAGTTCAATAGTGCATTTGCAAAGTACTTAGAAATTGAATTAAGACGGTGTGGCTTTAGGACTCTACAACTTGCCCCAACTGATTCTGACACTCCTTTAAAAACACGTACTGACTTAGCTAATAGATCAAAGGCTGATTTGCTTATAAGCGGTCACTTCAACGCAATCACTGGGAAGTTTGCAACATCTAAAGCTGAAGGGTTTTCTGCCCATGTTCAAAGCCCAACAGGCGCAGCTGCTAATTTTGCTCGAATAGCTCTTAAGCATCTTTCTGGAGGTACTCCTCAGAAGAATAGAGGGCTTGTAAAGCAGAACCTGCACATGACTCGAGAATCAAATATGCCGGCAGTACTATTTGAGTTTGGCTTCATGGACAACCTGAGAGAAGCACGGCTCATGCTAAATGTGGAATTCCAGAAAGAATGCGCTCAAGAGGTTGCTATTGCAGTTTGTGAATACTTTAGAGTTGACTACGTACCAGTGGCAAAACCAACTGCAGCTACCAAGCCTAAAACGCAGGAATCAGTTCAAATTCTTACTGGTGGCTTAAGCCCCGATTCTGTCAAATTAATATCACAGTTTTTCAAGTCTAAGAAATGGTGGGGACAGATTCAATTTTCAACTGATGGAGAAAATCCTCGTGCTTTATCTGGTGGCCTTAGTCCGGTAATGAGAGCAGAGTTTGAAAAATGGTTAAAAGCTCGTAAATGGTATTATGAGGTATTCCTCAAGTAA
- a CDS encoding SDR family oxidoreductase, with protein sequence MNTKTILITGAGSGFGKAAAIGMAKNGHNIIATVHVSSQVTPLREEAAALGLTNLRVERLDLTDPYDIKQAQSWDFDVLWNNAGMGEAGPVWEMPVDLVRKNYEVNVFLPLTLTQGVVQKWVREGKRGKVVFTSSMGGLFTPANWGTYVSTKHALEAFAEAMQQELAQYGIKVQTINPGAYYTGYNETMADNPFRWLDDEVNFTKRADLRKGFDDFFATPEGKMDAQEMIDRMIDIVPADEGKFRNVVPQVIEDMLKEHQLAAWENRI encoded by the coding sequence ATGAACACCAAGACTATCCTAATTACCGGCGCTGGCTCGGGCTTCGGCAAGGCAGCGGCCATCGGCATGGCCAAGAATGGACACAACATCATCGCTACCGTCCACGTATCCTCGCAGGTGACCCCGCTGCGCGAGGAAGCCGCAGCCCTCGGCCTCACCAACCTGCGCGTCGAGCGGCTCGACCTGACCGATCCTTATGATATCAAGCAGGCGCAGTCCTGGGACTTCGACGTACTCTGGAACAATGCGGGCATGGGCGAAGCCGGCCCGGTCTGGGAAATGCCTGTCGATCTTGTCCGCAAGAATTACGAGGTCAACGTCTTCCTGCCACTGACCCTCACCCAGGGCGTTGTCCAGAAATGGGTCCGCGAGGGCAAGCGTGGCAAGGTCGTCTTCACTTCGTCCATGGGCGGCCTGTTTACCCCGGCCAACTGGGGCACCTATGTTTCGACCAAGCATGCGCTGGAGGCATTCGCCGAAGCCATGCAACAGGAGCTGGCCCAGTATGGGATCAAGGTCCAGACCATCAATCCGGGCGCCTATTACACGGGCTATAACGAGACGATGGCGGACAATCCGTTCCGCTGGCTCGACGACGAGGTCAACTTCACAAAGCGCGCCGATCTGCGCAAGGGCTTCGACGACTTCTTCGCTACGCCTGAAGGCAAGATGGATGCGCAGGAGATGATCGATCGCATGATCGACATCGTCCCTGCCGACGAAGGCAAGTTCCGAAACGTCGTCCCCCAGGTGATCGAGGACATGTTGAAGGAACATCAGCTCGCCGCTTGGGAAAACCGGATCTGA
- a CDS encoding Ger(x)C family spore germination C-terminal domain-containing protein, whose amino-acid sequence MRRSYLTLLILLFCSGCWDMKEINQLAIVNIAGADKDPSTGMITAYYQIINPSGLSTKSGGASGGAVYTYELKEYSSGRFAEQTITVMPRLFYTPHVQLYIVSERYAQQGLLDLINFLERDPERRTNVNIVVTDSPLSTVMNSYTFLERVPGRFVKSMFDLHARSFRNGIMPTRFRDLAKGINYHQPTIIPILHYKSEQPASKTDRLENINASTQAMSFEDGAVFLNARMVGRIDLDTKKYFYILNDKLKKFVESIEVNGEKVDVEVQGVKMNREFDRSSSRLTIQFRAELRIVNSKQPKPMTADNLHEVESAFNRTLEEKAMSLDQLGKDKDWDLLGIQDEGVNIKNWKEFPVKFVVNSKVTTIGNTGSPYKVEKSE is encoded by the coding sequence ATGAGAAGATCCTATCTTACATTATTAATTCTCTTGTTCTGTTCTGGCTGCTGGGATATGAAGGAAATCAATCAATTAGCGATTGTCAACATAGCTGGAGCCGACAAAGACCCGAGTACGGGAATGATTACGGCTTATTACCAAATTATTAACCCCTCAGGCCTTTCAACCAAATCAGGTGGCGCAAGTGGTGGCGCCGTTTATACATATGAATTAAAGGAATATAGTTCCGGGAGATTTGCGGAACAAACAATCACGGTAATGCCAAGGTTGTTTTACACCCCTCATGTACAGTTATATATCGTATCTGAACGGTATGCTCAACAAGGTTTATTAGATTTAATTAACTTTCTGGAACGTGATCCTGAACGTCGGACGAATGTGAATATTGTAGTGACAGATTCCCCGCTATCCACAGTCATGAACAGTTATACCTTTCTGGAAAGAGTGCCAGGCCGGTTTGTTAAATCAATGTTTGACCTTCATGCACGCAGTTTTCGTAACGGTATTATGCCTACACGTTTTAGAGATTTGGCAAAAGGGATTAATTATCATCAACCGACAATCATTCCGATTCTACACTATAAAAGCGAACAGCCTGCTTCTAAAACAGATAGATTGGAAAACATCAACGCAAGTACACAGGCTATGAGTTTTGAGGATGGAGCGGTTTTCCTTAATGCCCGCATGGTTGGCCGAATTGATTTGGATACAAAAAAGTATTTTTATATCTTGAATGACAAGCTTAAGAAATTTGTAGAATCGATTGAAGTGAATGGAGAGAAAGTCGATGTAGAGGTGCAGGGTGTGAAAATGAATAGGGAATTCGACCGTTCTTCCTCTCGTCTAACTATACAGTTTCGTGCTGAACTGCGGATTGTTAACAGTAAACAACCTAAACCAATGACCGCAGACAATCTTCATGAAGTAGAATCGGCATTTAATCGAACGCTGGAAGAGAAAGCAATGTCCCTTGATCAGTTGGGTAAAGATAAAGACTGGGATCTGTTAGGCATTCAGGATGAAGGCGTTAATATTAAAAATTGGAAAGAGTTTCCTGTTAAGTTTGTGGTGAACTCCAAGGTAACAACCATAGGAAATACAGGATCCCCATACAAAGTAGAAAAGAGTGAATAA
- a CDS encoding DMT family transporter has translation MKHHIKVKNFLFLAFLVIMWGINWPMTKFSLNYSPPLLFAGMRLFIGGLILLIIAIPRYKMLRFKETWPIYFVSAFLNIILFYGLQTVGLNYLPAGLFTSIVFLQPVLLSVFSWIWLGESMYTLKAVGLILGFAGVVVICLGGLAGHISIIGVLLALGSALSWALGTVYMKKTAQKVDGIWLTTLHIIIGGLFLLAAGTVTESWSSISWNIPFILVLLFISIFVIALGWLVFFTLISSGEASKVSTYTFLIPVISILGSSLFLHEAVTLNLFVGIILVALSIALVNMKLKKEIYAFKALTSKSVNDNSHI, from the coding sequence ATGAAGCACCATATTAAAGTGAAAAATTTCCTTTTTCTCGCTTTTCTCGTTATCATGTGGGGGATAAACTGGCCTATGACTAAATTTTCCTTAAATTATTCACCTCCACTATTATTTGCAGGGATGCGATTATTTATAGGTGGACTTATCTTACTTATCATTGCCATTCCAAGATATAAAATGCTTCGTTTTAAAGAAACATGGCCAATTTACTTTGTATCTGCGTTCTTAAATATTATTTTATTTTACGGTCTTCAAACTGTCGGCTTAAATTATTTACCGGCAGGACTTTTTACTTCGATTGTTTTTCTTCAACCAGTTTTATTGAGTGTATTCTCGTGGATTTGGCTGGGTGAATCTATGTACACTCTTAAAGCAGTTGGGTTAATTTTAGGTTTTGCAGGTGTCGTTGTCATTTGTTTAGGAGGATTAGCTGGACACATTTCGATTATCGGCGTTCTACTTGCTTTAGGTTCTGCTCTTAGTTGGGCATTAGGTACGGTGTATATGAAAAAAACAGCACAAAAAGTAGATGGAATTTGGCTTACTACGCTTCATATTATTATTGGGGGACTGTTCCTGCTTGCAGCTGGAACGGTAACGGAAAGCTGGTCGTCTATTTCATGGAACATACCGTTTATACTAGTCTTATTATTTATCTCGATATTTGTGATTGCACTTGGTTGGCTTGTTTTCTTTACACTGATTAGTTCCGGGGAGGCAAGCAAAGTATCAACTTATACTTTTTTAATCCCTGTTATTTCTATTTTAGGAAGTTCCTTATTTCTACATGAAGCAGTTACACTTAATCTTTTCGTAGGAATTATCTTGGTCGCGCTTAGTATTGCGCTTGTAAATATGAAACTTAAAAAGGAGATATATGCTTTTAAAGCTTTAACATCCAAAAGCGTTAATGATAACAGCCACATTTGA
- a CDS encoding oxidoreductase translates to MTKQKVWFITGAARGIGLEILKAVLETGDNVVATVRRSAESLADKLGNPENLQVVLLDITDEQQAIAAANQAVQKFGQIDVLVNNAGYGLLSAVEEATADEVRKNFETNVFGLLNVTRAVLPHMRKKRSGHIINISSVGGLSGYIGWGVYGSTKFAVEGLTEALALELAPLGIHATVVAPGFFRTEFLDAASLTRSGHIIPDYDQTVGEMRKFATQANKKQPGDPVKLAKAIVKAANAEKPPVHLPLGKDSLQRYREKTANFEKDIEAWYDVITGTDHDDVNVQ, encoded by the coding sequence ATGACAAAGCAAAAAGTTTGGTTTATTACTGGTGCAGCAAGGGGCATTGGTTTGGAAATACTGAAGGCTGTGTTGGAAACCGGAGATAACGTTGTTGCGACAGTCCGTAGATCGGCGGAGTCTTTAGCTGATAAATTAGGAAATCCGGAGAATCTTCAAGTTGTTCTTCTGGATATTACCGATGAACAACAGGCAATTGCAGCTGCGAATCAAGCCGTACAGAAATTCGGCCAAATTGATGTTCTTGTCAATAATGCAGGATACGGGCTGCTGAGTGCCGTTGAAGAAGCTACTGCTGATGAGGTTAGGAAAAATTTCGAAACCAATGTCTTTGGTTTGTTGAATGTGACCCGGGCAGTCCTGCCTCATATGCGTAAAAAACGTTCCGGACATATCATCAATATCTCGTCCGTTGGAGGATTGAGCGGTTATATCGGCTGGGGCGTATACGGTTCAACCAAGTTCGCTGTTGAAGGATTAACAGAGGCACTTGCATTGGAATTGGCTCCGCTTGGAATTCATGCGACCGTAGTAGCCCCGGGCTTCTTCCGTACGGAATTTCTGGATGCTGCGTCACTAACGCGCTCAGGTCACATCATTCCGGATTATGACCAAACGGTAGGAGAGATGAGAAAATTCGCTACTCAGGCAAATAAGAAACAACCGGGCGATCCTGTCAAGTTGGCCAAGGCAATCGTGAAGGCTGCCAACGCGGAGAAGCCGCCGGTTCACTTGCCGCTTGGCAAGGATTCGCTGCAAAGATACCGGGAAAAGACGGCTAATTTTGAAAAGGATATTGAAGCTTGGTATGACGTGATTACAGGTACAGATCATGATGATGTAAATGTTCAATAA